A stretch of the Fusarium musae strain F31 chromosome 2, whole genome shotgun sequence genome encodes the following:
- a CDS encoding hypothetical protein (EggNog:ENOG41), translated as MGGCIDCYLDIGYADLRQNMSKLAAHGVQVNFIPVFLGGIMQTSGNRPPWVLKAKGKYLARDSFRAAERLGVPYQGSPPDIFAIAKTVSPLRALHFIKDNYSESTYLAAIRFLFHKIWLPPHVNLAEDEKLIAALKEATDELDGGSGKKLFSDEDVEKIMNGRESMKERVKDLTGEAVQKGAFGAPWLIVTRDDGKSEAFFGSDRFNHIYRFLGVPFKDVEILPPSKL; from the exons ATGGGTGGATGTATCGACTGCTACCTAGACATTG GATATGCGGACTTGAGGCAGAACATGAGCAAACTTGCTGCTCATGGGGTTCAAGTAAA CTTCATCCCTGTCTTTTTGGGCGGCATTATGCAGACATCAG GAAACCGTCCTCCATGGgttctcaaggccaaggggaAATATCTTGCTAGAGATTCATTCCGCGCTGCTGAGCGTCTTGGAGTTCCCTATCAAGGCTCACCACCCGATATCTTTGCCATCGCAAAGACCGTGTCACCTCTCCGCGCCCTACACTTTATCAAGGACAACTACTCAGAGTCAACTTATCTCGCTGCAATCCGGTTCCTGTTCCACAAGATCTGGCTGCCTCCTCATGTCAATCTtgcagaggatgagaagcttATTGCAGCTCTCAAGGAAGCAACGGATGAGCTAGATGGAGGGTCTGGCAAGAAACTGTtctctgatgaggatgttgagaagatcatgaaTGGAAGAGAGAGCATGAAGGAGAGGGTCAAAGATCTTACTGGTGAAGCGGTTCAGAAGGGCGCTTTTGGAGCTCCTTGGTTGATCGTGACCCGTGATGATGGCAAGTCTGAGGCGTTCTTTGGAAGTGACAG ATTTAACCATATTTACCGGTTTTTGGGGGTTCCTTtcaaggatgttgagattTTGCCTCCATCAAAATTGTGA
- a CDS encoding hypothetical protein (BUSCO:EOG092606O3): MVSKRKRVLEDFDPNKSDPEDENFDPSEAGPPRKSTKKHSRSRSGKPSRRRRNGYLGSDIDDDEDEVSDSNEDDFFDDEEEEDDAAPVNAAGRRARKAATQPRNYAESSEGEEASATGDESDKPDDEDIKVDEDVKEDDAEGEPVEEPARSTRSRVVKLKLTNSKLPAPRRTTRAHTEEAEEFLELSNSGKHAVPSRDSRSRSPETFARSTRATRGFKGLKKAPETIQEATQESSFKEVREADQPDELSQDPEEIEKKEVADQEMLDAADQDAPGEDAPVQTVEDEDDEDDVPVTRRTRGSRANASAAPEEAESDSGPRKTRRLTRKSSKKSQEVSSDFEPGDESDDAEGSGAEKPLPQDDDDVDSPVPRGRRSQPARSRRGGDSGDEEPEFDLDELNEEARELRQDSRSRRRRPRKESPIVYQESTRRARTRVNYYMPPLTSANIEEEEVEAPAAQSRSRRGRGGASQGWERSLNTTFGPFGGGGGAGSLLNGPWGTGAAGGVDSDSSDDEMVHRSSVAGNVGMTPTAATHGGLLPGVPGLNPDAGAPNVGKIKDRKALADADPLGVDLNVDFSKVGGLQGHIDQLKEMVQLPLLYPELFTRFHVTPPRGVLFHGPPGTGKTLLARALANSVGSGGRKISFYMRKGADALSKWVGEAEKQLRLLFEEARRTQPSIIFFDEIDGLAPVRSSKQEQIHASIVSTLLALMDGMDGRGQVIVIGATNRPDNIDPALRRPGRFDREFYFPLPDIEGRKSILNIHTADWGLSEKFKDSLAENTKGYGGADLRALCTEAALNAIQRTYPQIYASKEKLVVDPEKIGVHATDFMLSIKKLIPSSERSATSGAKPLPKSIEPLLRKQFSEAKNALDDLLPRRKKMTALEEAMYEQFDDDDHGFGRETMHQEFERSRVFRPRFIIYGVSGMGQSYIASAILHHFEGVHVQNFDLPSILGDGRAMEQVIVGLFTEVRRHKPSVIYIPNIEAWYMALHNTLALTTFKTMLRSIPPTDPVLLLATAEGDRDELPSELFRDFFGFAKKNQMKIEKPDLHSRMEYFSTTLQYVKKKPREFPDPENRKKRVLEELPVAPPIEPPPPTKADMKAAQKKDHQLLNALKIQLQPIMDQINRKYKKFRQPVIPQTQIDYLFAESDPNYVRPDLEAGQLRPYEIVKDKYDNDVLRDTTSGKCYYNLETTTIEERLSNGFYARPKDFLFDIKALAKDAKNIGDKERTLKANELLSNVEVDVASIENQTSQVDWEALYRRQVQRAKDAAEKERKRKAMQSVIDRVQSDLGGNDSDSQGPVTLGEAVPGSRTTARFQVRSPLSNGHGTSGQESSHPLSNGITHPLGEDVQMSGVQDDTQAMSDMGPPPKSHDPSVAHTGMTQISQKSVVTTLPPGVSPSAVINEASTTKTSDPSTHQSSNFSQMTNGGHAENRGVEDDSQVDIPDTLLVAGHNTSGDDSWLHSQAQAAAAGGNLMQGSGISGSPPSQRSSGFKAQSVGGMANILNDQTSDEYQSVRNSGSSTSASQPFAGGEIDTVLQHLTDATSGCTIEQLEQINRELMDAIWRTRNEWNRSRVVDQIMHVFNGVMDDIDGMQGVGPGSQVPY; this comes from the exons GCACTCCCGTTCACGTAGCGGAAAACCCAGCCGCCGACGCAGGAACGGTTACCTGGGTTCGGAcatcgatgatgacgaggatgaagtcTCTGATAGCAACGAAGACGATTTCttcgatgacgaagaagaagaggatgatgctgCTCCTGTGAATGCCGCTGGTCGTCGCGCCAGAAAAGCTGCCACGCAGCCACGCAACTACGCAGAGAGCagcgaaggagaagaagcatcGGCTACCGGCGACGAATCTGACAAGCCAGACGATGAGGACATCAAAGTTGACGAAGATGTCAAAGAAGACGACGCCGAAGGCGAGCCCGTAGAGGAGCCTGCCAGGTCAACTAGATCCAGAGTTGTCAAGCTGAAACTCACCAACTCCAAGTTGCCTGCGCCTCGTAGGACTACTCGAGCTCATACagaggaagctgaagagtTCCTTGAACTATCCAACTCTGGAAAACACGCCGTCCCTTCACGCGATTCGCGAAGTAGAAGCCCTGAGACATTCGCTCGGAGCACAAGAGCTACACGTGGGTTTAAAGGCCTCAAGAAAGCCCCGGAGACGATTCAAGAGGCCACACAGGAAAGCAGCTTTAAGGAAGTCAGAGAAGCCGACCAGCCCGACGAATTATCTCAAGATCCCGAAGAGattgaaaagaaagaggtGGCTGATCAAGAAATGCTAGATGCTGCTGATCAAGATGCACCTGGAGAAGATGCGCCTGTGCAGACGGtagaggacgaggacgatgaggatgatgtgcCTGTTACTCGCCGAACCCGTGGATCCCGCGCCAACGCCTCCGCAGCACCGGAAGAAGCTGAATCGGATTCTGGACCTAGAAAGACGCGCCGACTTACCCGCAAATCGAGCAAAAAGTCTCAAGAAGTCAGCAGTGATTTCGAACCAGGCGACGAATCTGACGACGCAGAAGGCTCCGGTGCAGAAAAGCCCCTACctcaagatgacgatgacgtcGATAGCCCAGTTCCCCGCGGCCGACGTTCCCAACCCGCCAGATCTCGCCGTGGTGGGGACTCTGGAGACGAGGAACCCGAATTCGACTTGGACGAGCTGAATGAAGAGGCACGAGAACTTAGGCAGGACTCGCGCTCTCGTCGCCGTCGCCCAAGAAAAGAATCGCCCATTGTGTACCAGGAAAGCACTCGGCGAGCGAGAACACGGGTGAATTATTACATGCCCCCTCTCACCTCGGCCAatattgaagaggaagaagttgaggcTCCTGCTGCGCAATCGCGCTCGCGCCGAGGACGTGGCGGTGCCAGTCAAGGCTGGGAACGCAGCCTCAACACTACATTTGGACCCTTtggaggcggcggcggagCTGGATCCCTTCTTAATGGGCCCTGGGGTACTGGCGCAGCTGGCGGGGTCGATTCAGACAGCAGcgacgatgagatggtgCATCGCTCTAGTGTAGCTGGTAATGTCGGTATGACGCCGACCGCAGCGACTCACGGTGGGCTTCTTCCCGGTGTTCCTGGACTAAACCCTGATGCTGGCGCTCCCAACgttggcaagatcaaggaccGTAAAGCTCTTGCGGATGCTGATCCTCTGGGTGTTGACCTGAACGTTGACTTCAGCAAGGTTGGTGGTCTTCAGGGACATATCGATCAGTTGAAGGAAATGGTACAGCTTCCTTTGCTCTATCCTGAACTCTTCACACGATTCCACGTCACTCCACCTCGTGGTGTTTTGTTCCACGGTCCTCCTGGAACAGGTAAAACGCTACTTGCTCGTGCTCTGGCCAACTCAGTTGGCTCCGGTGGCCGTAAGATCTCATTCTATATGCGCAAGGGTGCCGATGCCCTGAGCAAGTGGGTGGGTGAAGCTGAGAAACAGCTTCGATTACTCTTCGAGGAAGCGCGCAGAACTCAGCCTAGTATCATTTTCTTTGATGAAATTGATGGTCTTGCGCCGGTCCGTTCCAGCAAGCAGGAACAGATCCATGCTTCCATTGTATCAACCCTGTTAGCATTGATGGATGGTATGGACGGTCGTGGTCAAGTCATTGTTATTGGAGCTACCAATCGACCTGACAATATCGACCCCGCTCTTCGTCGACCTGGTCGATTCGACCGAGAGTTTTACTTCCCGTTGCCTGACATCGAAGGGCGAAAGTCAATCCTCAACATTCACACAGCAGACTGGGGACTATCAGAGAAGTTCAAAGATTCCCTAGCCGAGAACACAAAGGGCTATGGTGGTGCTGATTTACGAGCTCTCTGTACTGAAGCAGCTCTCAATGCCATTCAGCGAACTTACCCCCAAATTTACGCCTCCAAGGAAAAGCTTGTGGTCGACCCCGAGAAGATTGGCGTTCATGCCACTGACTTTATGCTGTCCATCAAGAAGCTTATTCCCTCCTCTGAACGATCGGCGACATCTGGTGCTAAACCACTTCCCAAATCGATAGAGCCGCTATTGCGCAAACAGTTCAGCGAAGCCAAGAATGCCCTCGATGACCTGTTGCCTCgtaggaagaagatgacagctctcgaagaagccatgTACGAGCAattcgatgacgatgatcatGGCTTTGGTAGAGAAACCATGCACCAGGAGTTTGAACGATCCAGAGTGTTCCGCCCTCGCTTCATCATATATGGTGTTAGCGGTATGGGACAGAGTTATATTGCTTCTGCCATTCTTCACCATTTCGAGGGTGTTCATGTTCAGAATTTTGATCTTCCCAGCATCTTGGGTGATGGAAGA GCTATGGAGCAGGTCATTGTCGGTCTCTTTACGGAAGTCAGGCGACACAAACCTAGCGTTATTTATATCCCTAACATCGAAGCTTGGTACATGGCACTACACAACACTCTGGCTCTTACAACTTTCAAGACTATGTTACGATCTATTCCTCCTACAGAtccagttcttcttctcgccacAGCAGAGGGTGATAGAGACGAGCTTCCCAGTGAACTCTTCCGCGATTTCTTTGGATTCGCAAAGAAGAACCAAATGAAAATTGAGAAACCTGATCTG CATTCTCGAATGGAATACTTCAGCACAACGTTGCAATATGTTAAGAAGAAACCCCGCGAGTTCCCCGACCCTGAAAACCGGAAGAAGAGGGTCCTTGAGGAGCTTCCTGTGGCTCCTCCAATCGAACCACCGCCCCCTACCAAGGCTGATATGAAGGCTGCACAGAAGAAAGACCACCAGCTTCTCAATGCTCTCAAGATTCAGCTTCAACCCATCATGGATCAGATCAATCGAAAGTACAAGAAGTTCAGGCAGCCTGTCATACCTCAAACTCAGATCGACTATCTTTTCGCCGAGTCGGACCCCAATTATGTGCGTCCAGACCTTGAAGCTGGACAACTTCGACCATATGAAATCGTCAAGGACAAGTATGACAACGATGTTCTCAGAGATACCACATCTGGGAAGTGTTATTATAATCTTGAGACAACCACCATCGAGGAGCGCCTGTCAAATGGTTTCTATGCCCGTCCAAAGGACTTTCTTTTTGACATCAAGGCTCTTGCAAAAGACGCCAAAAATATTGGAGACAAGGAGCGAACTCTCAAGGCCAATGAACTCCTCAGCAAcgtcgaggttgatgtcgCTAGTATCGAAAACCAAACCTCTCAAGTTGACTGGGAGGCGCTGTACAGACGCCAAGTCCAGCGTGCCAAGGATGCTgcggagaaggagagaaagcgAAAAGCAATGCAGTCTGTCATAGACCGTGTGCAATCTGATCTGGGAGGGAATGACAGCGACTCTCAAGGCCCTGTTACTCTGGGAGAAGCCGTGCCAGGATCGAGGACAACTGCCAGGTTCCAAGTTAGAAGCCCACTTTCAAATGGTCATGGCACCTCTGGTCAGGAGTCATCACACCCCTTGAGCAATGGCATCACCCACCCATTAGGAGAAGATGTACAGATGAGTGGTGTCCAAGATGATACGCAGGCTATGTCTGACATGGGACCTCCACCAAAGTCTCATGACCCCAGCGTGGCTCATACTGGCATGACCCAGATTTCACAGAAGTCAGTAGTGACTACTCTTCCACCAGGAGTTTCACCATCAGCTGTTATCAACGAGGCTTCAACAACTAAAACCTCTGACCCATCAACCCACCAATCCTCAAACTTTAGTCAAATGACAAATGGTGGCCATGCTGAGAACCGAGGTGTTGAGGATGATAGCCAAGTCGACATCCCAGACACGTTACTCGTAGCCGGGCACAATACTTCTGGAGATGACTCTTGGTTGCACTCTCAAGCTCAGGCTGCTGCAGCAGGGGGTAACCTCATGCAAGGATCGGGCATTTCTGGTAGCCCACCTTCGCAGCGATCATCCGGTTTCAAGGCTCAGAGTGTGGGCGGAATGGCCAACATCCTCAATGATCAGACTTCTGATGAATATCAGTCGGTTCGAAACTCAGGTTCATCCACTTCggcttctcaacctttcgCTGGAGGCGAGATAGATACAGTCCTTCAGCACCTAACGGACGCGACAAGCGGCTGTACTATTGAGCAACTTGAGCAAATTAACCGTGAGCTCATGGATGCTATATGGCGCACAAGAAATGAGTGGAATCGCAGCAGAGTCGTTGACCAAATCATGCACGTATTCAACGGTGTAATGGACGACATTGATGGCATGCAAGGAGTTGGACCAGGTAGCCAAGTCCCTTATTGA
- a CDS encoding hypothetical protein (EggNog:ENOG41), protein MSMACETCRIQARTLLRAAMRAGASRAAAPTTRNFLPPAAVVTRRHFSNTSSRSLLKGIGKSMAEPYRVLGATEQLFKASAKAADYHITEKERKDDQVQLAEDGEEIGHSLNPDSPWHHTFKLPPTFSTWSHVTMLHLYLINTRIRCFDREGFQNWQHQLTDHFFFECEKKMHIDHHITSSALRQRYLKDIFVQWRGLLLAYDEGLIKGDAMLASAIWRNLFKGSADADPRALLAIVGWMRSTLLQFEAVSDNNLAAQLPAIMAKPVDVFWTRLEKQLGGQQEDSLPAKEVNGEHVSTEETAKVSAN, encoded by the exons ATGAGCATGGCCTGCGAGACATGTAGAATCCAGGCCCGGACCCTCCTCCGGGCTGCGATGCGAGCCGGCGCATCACGAGCCGCTGCACCGACGACAAGGAATTTCCTTCCACCCGCTGCGGTTGTTACTCGACGACATTTCAGCAAcacgagctcgagaagcctCCTAAAGGGTATTGGAAAGTCTATGGCCGAGCCGTATCGTGTGTTGGGTGCGACGGAGCAGCTTTTCAAGGCTTCAGCGAAGGCGGCGGACTATCATATCactgagaaggagagaaaggaTGATCAGGTGCAGCTTGCGGAGGATGGTGAAGAGATTGGGCATTCTCTGAACCCTGATAGTCCCTGGCATCACA CCTTTAAACTTCCTCCAACCTTCAGCACCTGGTCCCACGTAACCATGCTTCACCTCTACCTAATCAATACCCGAATACGCTGCTTCGACCGCGAGGGCTTCCAAAACTGGCAGCACCAGCTCACAGACCACTTTTTCTTCGAAtgcgagaagaagatgcacATCGACCACCACATCACATCGAGCGCCCTCCGCCAGCGATACCTCAAGGACATTTTCGTTCAGTGGCGTGGTCTCCTGCTAGCATACGACGAGGGTCTTATCAAGGGCGATGCGATGCTAGCAAGCGCCATCTGGCGAAACCTGTTCAAGGGTTCTGCTGATGCAGATCCTAGAGCTCTTCTCGCTATCGTGGGCTGGATGAGGTCGACACTGTTGCAGTTCGAGGCTGTTTCGGACAATAACCTTGCTGCGCAATTACCAGCGATTATGGCCAAGCCGGTGGATGTGTTCTGGACGAGATTGGAGAAGCAACTTGGCGGACAGCAGGAGGATAGTCTTCCTGCTAAGGAGGTGAACGGGGAGCATGTATCAACAGAGGAGACAGCCAAGGTTTCAGCGAACTAG